From one Henningerozyma blattae CBS 6284 chromosome 1, complete genome genomic stretch:
- the TBLA0A07270 gene encoding uncharacterized protein (similar to Saccharomyces cerevisiae SGT2 (YOR007C); ancestral locus Anc_6.21): MSTTQINDKDVACLIVNFLENVISKKEISQDNIDSLNVAIDCIQQCYNLNEAYISSSLILKFSKSDLTSILNNFAKNNYKNITSTKETTPLTLEPSSLNESVKKNQSNISNDNNEKISINLNDTSKNNFSDKDKQIADTFKDEGNRLMFSEDYKKAIECYTNAISKYPCDPIYYSNRSVAYLKVNDYESAINDANFCISIDANFSKAYIRLANIKVQQHQYIDALDYYKKFIELNKDSVPEKITREFEDLKLKVQTDISLREISNDHSNNNYNENSYNSTKNSPDIGSILGDGFAALLSNPMLQQMIFKIIQNNPDAAKNIGYVLANPAMKNLLQNFKNGSAFDKKLFMDLLDSLLNPNSNTNTNPNNNSNTT; the protein is encoded by the coding sequence ATGTCTACAACACAAATTAATGACAAAGATGTTGCCTGCTTgattgtaaattttttagaaaatgttATAAGTAAGAAGGAAATATCTCAAGATAATATCGATTCATTAAATGTTGCAATTGATTGTATCCAACAATGCTATAATCTTAACGAAGCTTACATTTCATCtagtttaattttaaaattctcGAAAAGTGATTTAACATCAAtacttaataattttgcaaaaaataactataaaaatatcaccTCTACAAAAGAAACCACACCTTTGACGTTAGAGCCTAGCTCTTTGAATGAAtctgtaaaaaaaaaccagtctaatatttcaaacgataataatgaaaaaatttcaataaaccTTAATGATACCAGcaagaataatttttctgaTAAAGATAAGCAAATTGCAGATACTTTTAAAGATGAAGGTAACAGATTAATGTTCAGTGAAGATTATAAAAAGGCAATTGAGTGTTATACAAACgcaatttcaaaatatccATGTGATCcaatatattattcaaacagatCTGTTGCTTATTTAAAAGTGAATGATTATGAAAGTGCAATTAATGATGcaaatttttgtatttccATTGATgcaaatttttctaaagcTTATATTAGATTAGCCAATATTAAAGTACAACAACATCAGTATATTGACGCTTTAGACTATTAcaagaaatttattgagttaaataaagattctGTACCTGAAAAAATCACAAGAGAGTTTgaagatttgaaattaaaagtaCAAACGGACATTTCTTTAAGAGAAATATCTAACGATCACTCtaacaataattataatgaaaatagtTATAACTCAACTAAAAACTCGCCAGATATTGGCTCAATATTGGGTGATGGCTTTGCTGCTCTATTGAGCAATCCAATGCTACAACAAatgatatttaaaattattcaaaataatccTGATGCtgcaaaaaatattggttACGTATTAGCAAATCCAGCAATGAAAAACTTACTCCAGAACTTTAAAAATGGTAGTGCATTCGACAAAAAGTTATTTATGGATTTACTTGACAGCTTGCTAAACCCTAATAGTAATACTAATACcaatccaaataataatagtaacaCAACTTGA
- the CIN8 gene encoding kinesin motor protein CIN8 (similar to Saccharomyces cerevisiae CIN8 (YEL061C); ancestral locus Anc_6.16), translating to MQKTHTSGEELNITVAVRCRGRNEREVQAKSSVVVSVPDIMGSNEVSINTSDEVGIAAHMNSKTYTVDKVFGPSASQDLMFKEIAEPLFEDFIKGYNCTILVYGMTSTGKTYTMTGDEKLYDGELSDSAGIIPRVLFKLFESPEILNDDYIIKCSFVELYNEDLKDLLDDSVDNTYKKLRIFDSMSSYSNSTATSNNNTSNNTRNNSRNNSRSNSRNTSRNNSPRPSSSTNLSTIALKRRTATRPSSLSSLNPTANSSIYSNNTNNKIRFKDQPANQLRLQSKLQAQQNIELQQIHSQNIQQQQSQSITSNLQSQENKEQLTNSEKAPDNNNQIYIQNLQEFYINNATDGIKLLQKGLRHRKVASTKMNDVSSRSHTIFTITLYKEHNGGLYRVSKMNLVDLAGSENINKSGAQHQRAKEAGSINQSLLTLGRVINSLADKSIHIPFRESKLTRLLQDSLGGNTKTVLISTISPAKINVDETSSTLEYASKAKNIKNKPHLGSFIMKDVLLKNITTELNKIKSDLMSTRLKDGVYMSQQHYKELNNDLESYKTEVQESKRANERLISQNGSLLKDKKASNELNELQRIQIEKKNEKIKELYEILDEHYKREDILVELIRQLKNVGTSMQSTIENYRERDLEIEESTKKILENEFKFLKNELSQILSNINGNIIDNLKSSIISNNSSIEAIDSSNFQKNIDIIENTTLKILKQVQEKSQHIYSSCIERILSDIPNILNKFKIEINSIDFQYNDQFNKITENLSDLSEEYNNFKEYLNNSFLQNNYELILKNHLESGQSQIESFSNNLLLNINKQINEFKLHNSKLYEEKLNNIKNDIVKKETESIKPYKEKWVKSIEIINSTDKINNTFHNDMNNRILQINNLILQSHNDINNSINDIKVNEIRENEAVNEILSSNTEYVNNINELKIKNMDYQEKLKCIGKSSENSINYLDSTKQVIESGLKTRQIAKHYKAFIDHQDNVDEDTFLSTKSHTLQFNSLMKQIESSVLFPTLNRKIITPSNNNKYPLMDLANHGKENKENDISPPFFSKYNIPNKSLSLSPTQLTKGIVNQNKRSLTIQDRDDYNHPFDTSKKRPRIE from the coding sequence ATGCAAAAAACCCATACTAGTGGAgaagaattgaatattaCTGTGGCGGTTAGATGTAGAGGTAGAAATGAAAGAGAAGTGCAAGCAAAAAGTTCTGTTGTGGTATCCGTTCCAGATATTATGGGCTCTAATGAAGTATCTATAAACACTAGTGATGAAGTTGGTATTGCTGCACATATGAATTCTAAAACATATACTGTCGATAAGGTATTTGGCCCAAGTGCAAGCCAAGATTTAATGTTTAAGGAAATAGCAGAACCACtatttgaagattttattaaaggTTATAACTGTACCATATTAGTATATGGTATGACCTCTACGGGTAAAACGTATACAATGACAGGTGATGAGAAACTTTATGATGGAGAATTAAGCGATTCGGCAGGTATTATACCGAGAGTGTTGTTTAAACTATTCGAATCTCCAGAAATTCTCAatgatgattatatcataaAATGTTCGTTTGTAGAATTATACaatgaagatttaaaagaCTTACTAGATGACTCCGTTGATAACacttataaaaaattaagaatcTTTGATTCAATGTCTAGTTATTCGAATTCTACTGCcacttcaaataataatacaagtAATAACAcaagaaataattctaGGAACAACTCAAGAAGCAATTCTAGAAATACCTCCAGAAACAACTCCCCAAGACCTTCTTCTTCGACAAATTTATCTACTATTGCATTAAAAAGACGAACTGCAACTAGACCAAGCTCATTATCCTCTTTAAATCCTACAGCTAACAGTTCCATATAcagtaataatacaaataataaaatacgGTTTAAAGATCAACCAGCTAATCAGCTAAGATTACAATCAAAATTACAAGCACAACAGAATATTGAACTTCAGCAAATACATTCACAAAATATCCAACAGCAACAGTCGCAATCAATAACATCCAATTTACAATCACAAGAGAATAAAGAACAACTTACAAACTCTGAAAAGGCACCAgacaataataatcaaatatatattcaaaatttacaGGAATtctatattaataatgctACTGAtggaattaaattattacaaaaagGATTAAGACACAGAAAAGTTGCAAGCACCAAAATGAATGACGTCTCAAGTAGATCCCATACTATATTTACGATCACGTTGTACAAAGAGCACAATGGTGGTTTATATCGTGTCTCAAAAATGAACTTGGTGGATCTTGCAGGCTCcgaaaatattaataaatcaggTGCTCAGCACCAAAGGGCAAAGGAAGCTGGTTCTATTAACCAGAGTTTACTAACTTTGGGAAGAGTTATTAATTCTCTTGCAGATAAAAGTATTCATATTCCGTTTAGAGAATCAAAATTGACAAGATTATTGCAAGATTCTTTAGGAGGCAATACAAAGACTGtattaatttcaacaatATCGCCAGCAAAGATTAATGTTGATGAAACCTCAAGCACTTTAGAATATGCATCCAAAGCCAAGAACATTAAAAACAAGCCACATTTAGGCTCCTTTATTATGAAGGATGTGctattaaagaatattacTACTGAACTAAATAAGATAAAATCAGATTTAATGTCAACAAGACTGAAAGATGGAGTGTATATGAGCCAGCAACATTAcaaagaattgaataatgatttagaatCGTATAAAACAGAAGTTCAGGAATCTAAAAGGGCAAATGAGAGGCTGATTTCACAAAATGGTTCACTAttaaaagacaaaaaagCAAGCAATGAATTGAATGAGTTGCAGAGAAtacaaattgaaaaaaaaaatgagaaAATTAAGGAGCtatatgaaattttagatGAACATTATAAGAGAGAAGATATATTGGTTGAGCTAATACGCCAGTTAAAAAATGTCGGAACTTCAATGCAAtcaacaattgaaaattacAGAGAAAGAGACTTAGAAATAGAAGAGAGTACTAAGAAAATCTTAGAAAATgagtttaaatttttaaaaaatgaattatcaCAAATTTTGtctaatattaatggaAATATCATCGATAATTTAAAGTCCAGTATTATAAGTAATAATTCTAGCATTGAAGCCATTGACTCTTccaattttcaaaaaaatatcgatataattgaaaatacgactttaaaaattctgaAACAAGTTCAAGAAAAGTCCCAGCACATATATTCTAGTTGTATTGAAAGGATTCTTTCTGATATTcctaatattttaaacaaatttaaaatagaaattaaCAGTATTGATTTTCAATACAATGaccaatttaataaaatcacTGAAAACTTATCAGATTTAAGTGAGGAGTACAACAATTTCAAAGAATATCTTAATAATAGCTTTTTGCAGAATAATtatgaattaatattaaaaaatcatttagAAAGTGGGCAATCCCAAATAGAATCTTTTTCGAATAACTTGCTATTAAACATTAATAAACAAatcaatgaatttaaaCTACATAATTCGAAGTtatatgaagaaaaattgaacaatataaaaaatgatatagtGAAAAAAGAGACCGAATCGATTAAACCTTACAAGGAAAAGTGGGTAAAATCTATTGAGATTATTAACAGCActgataaaattaataatactttcCATAATGACATGAATAATAGAATActtcaaattaataatttgattcttCAATCCCATAAcgatattaataattcaattaatgatattaaggTGAATGAAATTAGAGAAAATGAAGCTGTTAACGAGATTTTATCATCTAATACCGAGtatgttaataatataaatgaattaaaaattaaaaatatggaTTATCAAGAAAAACTAAAATGCATTGGAAAGTCATCAGAAAACtcaatcaattatttagaTAGCACAAAACAAGTAATTGAAAGTGGCTTAAAGACTAGGCAAATAGCTAAGCATTATAAAGCCTTTATTGACCATCAAGATAACGTTGACGAAGATACATTTTTAAGTACAAAGTCTCACACTTTGCagtttaattctttaatgaaGCAAATTGAAAGTTCTGTATTATTCCCTACACTAAATcgtaaaataataacaccaagcaataataataaataccCACTTATGGATTTAGCAAATCATGGTAAAGAAAATAAGGAAAATGATATATCGCcaccatttttttcaaagtaTAATATACCCAATAAATCTCTGAGCTTATCGCCTACTCAATTAACTAAAGGCATTGTTAACCAAAATAAAAGGTCACTTACCATACAAGATAGGGATGATTATAACCACCCTTTCGATACATCAAAAAAGAGACCAAGAATAGAATAA
- the PBI1 gene encoding Pbi1p (similar to Saccharomyces cerevisiae YPL272C; ancestral locus Anc_6.8) has protein sequence MIYINNNNSKVLRPLSSVEKRFLGNSLESETRHGSVCSGKWVSNSLDISDDATLLSSKDKPLTISLVSRALKILISNHIEMFTTINKNSEFQLLDKINTSDVLHSICFENKKDELVNCHSGAPPYLINYIFSLPYFQPDSKKPLWQLFIVNSSLVVFYGDDTLFDIFAVANFIKLLFEIINSLPYENKEIQDDIIFKLPNIRNISKINFPKSIYDNPMLHLPATKPELFNLQTQSFFKSIYLNTFKKSFDYLNFTQQTPIILARNHNISKNYNEILHLNSIVKSELVTGNVSMERYLQLLKLIDAEKIDLKSFFCSIIIMCLKFMITCFDGSIIFKIPYNLRSMQNLRDKENHNSSSGPEDSANELGIIYKDIYVEVPLKLIEKIGNEDVVEEQFKIVCNYINESIQKRIKAWEKNGFNDDDIKRMKFGYEQVGNIIEVNDLTSLDLSCSKDSLFHIEDLSLTRNLKKNQILSLSFASNNYNGLNLCINYSTEYKMKDFIDCFQSFMEN, from the coding sequence atgatatatatcaataacaataattcaaaagttCTCAGGCCCTTATCTTCAGTAGAGAAAAGATTCTTAGGAAATTCTTTGGAATCTGAAACAAGACATGGTTCAGTATGTAGTGGTAAATGGGTTTCTAATTCACTAGATATTTCAGATGATGCAACCTTATTATCTTCGAAGGATAAACCTTTAACTATTTCATTAGTGTCTCGTGCgttaaaaattcttataTCAAATCATATTGAGATGTTTACTACAATTAACAAAAACTCAGAATTTCAATTGCTAGATAAGATTAACACTAGCGATGTGTTACACTCCATCTGCTTcgaaaacaaaaaagatgaattagTTAATTGCCATTCTGGCGCCCCACCTTATCTGATAAATTACATTTTCTCTCTACCATACTTCCAACCAGACTCTAAAAAGCCGTTATGGCAGCTATTTATTGTTAATTCCTCATTAGTTGTCTTTTATGGTGATGATACCTTATTTGACATTTTTGCTGTTGCAAATTTCATAAAGCTTTTATTTGAGATAATAAATTCGTTACCATacgaaaataaagaaattcaagatgatataatttttaagcTTCCAAACATTCGAAATATATCTAAAATCAATTTTCCAAAGTCTATCTATGATAATCCAATGCTACACTTACCTGCTACTAAGCCAGAACtatttaatttacaaaCCCAATCCTTCTTCAAATcgatttatttaaatacatttaaaaaatcgtttgattatttaaattttacaCAGCAAACTCCAATTATTCTTGCAAGAAACCacaatatttctaaaaactataatgaaattcttcatttgaaTTCAATAGTGAAAAGTGAGTTAGTTACAGGAAACGTTTCGATGGAAAGATATTTGCAATtgttaaaattaatagatgCCGAAAAAATTGACTTGAAGAGCTTCTTTTGTAGCATTATTATAATGtgtttaaaatttatgatTACCTGCTTTGATGGCagtataattttcaaaataccCTATAATTTACGTTCAATGCAAAATTTAAGAGATAAAGAAAACCACAACTCAAGTTCAGGGCCCGAGGACTCTGCTAATGAGCTTggtataatatataaagacATATACGTCGAGGTTCCCTTAAAactaattgaaaaaattggaaatgaGGATGTCGTTGAAGAACAGTTCAAAATTGTTTGTAACTACATCAATGAATCGATACAAAAGCGTATAAAGGCTTGGGAAAAAAATGGttttaatgatgatgatattaaaagaatgaaaTTCGGTTACGAACAAGTtggtaatattattgaggTCAATGACTTGACTAGTCTTGATCTATCATGTTCTAAGGATTCATTGTTTCATATTGAAGATCTTAGCCTAACGAGAAACttaaaaaagaatcaaATCCTTTCCTTATCTTTTGcaagtaataattataatggCCTAAATCTCTGTATTAATTACTCCACtgaatataaaatgaaaGATTTTATTGATTGCTTCCAATCTTTTATGGAGAATTAA
- the TSR3 gene encoding ribosome biogenesis protein TSR3 (similar to Saccharomyces cerevisiae YOR006C; ancestral locus Anc_6.19), whose product MAKGKNKGHEERSNRKSNNSRRNESKHSLSIKSTKTNFPVKLAMWDFDHCDPKRCSGKKLERTGLAQSLRVGQRFNGMVVSPNGKRVVSPADRETIEQYGIAVVECSWARLDEVPFNKLGGKPSNEVLLPYLVAANPVNYGRPWRLNCVEAFAACLAIVGFKEYASKVLEGFSWGHAFLELNDELLDIYGNCTDSISVEKAQDEWLEKIELENKERKEKMNSADAWLIGNTNRKNLNDFDNSSESTEDNISTVSSADERYDALGNLISNDSHSLKYDSLGNVIESEGDALPPKYDKLGNIIEDN is encoded by the coding sequence ATGGCAAAAGGTAAAAATAAGGGACATGAGGAGAGATCAAATCGTAAAAGTAATAACTCTCGCCGTAACGAATCCAAACATTCTTTATCTATAAAATCTACTAAAACTAATTTTCCTGTGAAGTTAGCAATGTGGGATTTTGATCATTGTGACCCAAAACGGTGTAGTGGTAAGAAACTAGAAAGAACGGGTCTAGCACAGTCTTTAAGAGTTGGCCAACGATTCAATGGGATGGTAGTTTCACCAAATGGTAAACGTGTTGTTTCACCAGCAGATAGAGAAACTATAGAACAATATGGAATTGCTGTAGTAGAATGTTCATGGGCTCGTCTTGATGAAGTTCcctttaataaattggGCGGCAAACCAAGCAATGAAGTTCTGTTACCTTATTTAGTTGCTGCAAATCCAGTAAATTATGGGAGACCATGGAGACTAAACTGTGTAGAGGCATTTGCTGCCTGTTTAGCTATTGTAGGTTTTAAAGAGTACGCTTCTAAAGTTTTAGAAGGATTTTCCTGGGGACATGCATTCTTAGAGTTGAATGATGAGCTTCTAGATATCTATGGAAATTGTACAGATTCAATATCTGTTGAAAAAGCACAAGATGAATGGCTTGAGAAAATTGAactagaaaataaagaaagaaaggaaaaaatgaattcAGCTGATGCATGGCTTATAGGGAATacaaatagaaaaaatttgaacGATTTCGATAATTCTAGTGAATCAACTGaagataatattagtaCAGTAAGCTCTGCTGATGAACGATATGATGCCTTAGGAAACTTGATTTCAAATGATAGTCATTCGTTGAAATATGATAGCTTAGGAAATGTCATTGAGTCAGAAGGAGATGCACTACCACctaaatatgataaattagGTAATATAATAGAGGATAACTAG
- the TBLA0A07260 gene encoding uncharacterized protein (similar to Saccharomyces cerevisiae YML002W; ancestral locus Anc_6.20), with the protein MDADILNPLIEVLFHSEGTDTLNGPLKKLFEKLKLLKFVLLAPPTDILLNYLDSSNITPRNPYNGSNAKPLEDLCMNSYDFIASHILLYDSKVIKNDQCVMESINGKTITIKRVTGNGALNNGEMLVITPSKNYNTPKKMLKIIKMDLWHNFNSYLQGMENYPIWYIDYPLYPNIIKNEFLTAFDRKLIETEQYSDIAQPVNDLENTTKDQNHKIRNISKLEPDISQSDRGGFTKLIKDDRVIWQPLINSYRATTKHIEQAEGLPQAIDENQTDVNIEMVRDINCDLFEQLKDEKRYNFLSHDNLMELIYEFIEIKLHDDIWGRISFKFTESDFDFSKLSNISVNKLLLNFYSTNNFKNFKLHDIVMMEKKISRAVTYFQKFINGITFQEKSTALIKTLQILTINKLTDADTLIGLLSIVICRLKVRNLKSHLFYLQNFAADPNTIKFGILGYSISTLEAITYYFDHISHSHKADLIAFCDKLHNLYDTILNNIKSLDNDILSYRSQNGESLLSLCIINNKMDIFLELLTTYEHSFPIEDILDDSDLNGSSLLMQACKYNNYVASEILVTILKNSCNEEELRIFLNKTDKFNRSVAHYFNMKNSILILTEFGNLIDWELKDIKKLTPLLTIFKVHKVNYNESFIKILFRVVLTWYKIHNKPFNLKAHVDQNGNNLLHVMKDYINCLIENPELCETININANNNKGLSPFMVYFKTNRYDNIRIILKNPTLITSEGQLPFLITSTNLYNSKVNHLLATHFLRTLDFAYICLHSLRFNDPSSSTSGTSLAWLVDISILEKESEFPTSHPSICRTKTLKLKTIKSLLHHFIRKYKYSSLPLKSALEFCNDLIKSNNSISWTSNRHFLPLSLLIDKLEIQYNLKLISNCLNFLFITTDFDFTLLFDELKLQAFLKINNKKLKESNSSNKFSHKNNSDQTTELSKAYQPEDINAIQTFIKFNLGELENFKNTITTIKDVSILIKYKIMDLNSSQFFFQKNTLKIGINNLSEILKYYSTQKPLITNAYTSRKFYDYNSYDYKVEFLNKLLENLIFFEKLVCKLYYDFEDLSNGTIKTWWYHYGRLLDYEAQYNKHYPNRKIDINNNFESFNTMFDKRVNFDSITHFERNIILNIKNTSTLLRRFNNKIKFLHENLAIELNNFMNFKNKFIREYIIKFSTIEVIKILKDNIIYMDSIIARFQIATDYMKKN; encoded by the coding sequence ATGGATGCTGATATATTAAATCCTCTCATTGAGGTACTCTTCCATAGTGAAGGTACAGACACTTTGAATGGGCCCttaaaaaaactttttgaaaaactaaagttattaaaattcGTATTGTTAGCACCCCCAACTGATATATTGTTAAATTATCTAGATAGTTCAAATATTACACCTCGGAATCCCTATAATGGGAGTAATGCAAAACCTTTGGAGGATTTATGTATGAATAGTTACGATTTTATTGCGTCACATATATTGCTATATGATTCTAAAGTGATTAAAAATGACCAATGTGTCATGGAATCTATTAATGGAAAAACTATTACTATAAAAAGAGTTACTGGTAATGGAGCATTAAACAACGGCGAAATGTTAGTTATTACTCCTAgcaaaaattataatacacctaaaaaaatgttaaaaattattaaaatggaTCTATGGCATAATTTCAATAGTTATTTACAAGGGATGGAAAATTATCCAATTTGGTATATAGACTATCCTTTGTATcctaatattataaaaaatgaatttttaactGCTTTTGATCGAAAACTTATTGAAACTGAACAATACTCCGACATAGCTCAGCCAGTAAATGACCTAGAGAATACCACTAAAGATCAGAATCATAAGATACGaaatatatctaaattaGAACCTGATATTAGCCAATCCGATAGAGGTGGCTTTACAAAGCTTATAAAGGATGATAGAGTTATATGGCAACCTCTTATTAATTCATACAGAGCTACAACTAAACATATTGAACAAGCTGAAGGATTACCACAAGCAATAGATGAAAATCAGACAGACGTTAACATAGAAATGGTTCGTGATATTAACTGTGATTTATTTGAGCAGCTTAAGGATGAAAAACgatacaattttttatcacACGATAATTTGATGGAGTTAATATATGAATTTATCGAAATTAAGTTACATGATGATATTTGGGGAAGAATTAGCTTTAAATTCACTGAAtctgattttgatttttcaaaactaTCTAATATTTCAGTTAATAAACTgctattaaatttttattcaacaaataattttaaaaatttcaaactACATGATATTGTTATGatggaaaagaaaatttcaagAGCAGTAacatattttcaaaaatttattaatggaATCACTTTTCAGGAAAAATCTACAGCGTTAATCAAGACCCTCCAAATTttaacaataaataaattaacgGATGCCGATACATTGATTGGCCTGTTATCAATAGTTATATGCCGGCTGAAAGTTCgtaatttaaaatctcACTTGTTTTATCTTCAGAATTTTGCTGCAGATCCAAATACAATAAAGTTTGGTATTTTAGGCTATTCAATATCCACTTTGGAGGCTATCACATACTATTTTGATCATATTTCTCATTCTCATAAAGCCGATTTAATAGCTTTTTGTGACAAATTGCATAACTTGTACGAtactattttaaataatattaaatctttggacaatgatattttaagtTATCGATCTCAGAATGGGGAATccttattatcattatgcattattaataataaaatggaTATTTTCCTAGAACTTCTAACAACCTATGAGCATAGCTTCCCAATAGAAGATATTCTGGATGATAGCGACTTAAATGGATCTAGTTTATTAATGCAGGCGTGtaagtataataattatgttGCTTCTGAAATTTTGGTGACCATCCTAAAAAATTCAtgtaatgaagaagaattaagaatattcttaaataaaacaGATAAGTTTAACAGGTCGGTGGCACATTATTTTAACATGAAGAACTCTATCTTAATTTTAACCGAGTTTGGTAATCTGATTGATTGggaattaaaagatataaagAAGTTAACACCATTACTGACAATCTTCAAGGTACATAAAgtaaattataatgaaagtttcattaaaatattgttcAGAGTTGTTCTAACCTGGTACAAAATACATAATAAACCGTTTAATTTAAAAGCACATGTAGATCAGAATGGAAACAACCTGTTACATGTTATGAAAGACTATATTAATTGTCTTATTGAGAATCCAGAATTATGCGAAACAATTAACATAAATGCCAACAATAATAAGGGTTTATCACCTTTTATGGTTTATTTTAAGACAAATAGATACGATAATATTAGgataattttgaagaatccCACTTTAATAACATCAGAAGGTCAACTTCCCTTTTTAATTACAAGTACCAATCTTTATAACTCAAAAGTGAATCACTTACTAGCCACTCATTTTTTGAGAACCTTAGATTTTGCCTACATTTGTCTTCATTCTTTGAGGTTCAATGATCCATCATCATCTACTTCTGGTACTTCGTTGGCGTGGCTAGTAGATATTTCAATACTTGAAAAAGAATCTGAATTCCCAACTAGCCATCCTAGTATCTGTAGGACAAAGACCTTAAAGCtgaaaacaattaaaagcTTATTACATCATTTTATTCGAaagtataaatattcttcattaCCACTGAAAAGTGCATTAGAATTTTGTAATGATCTTATTAAGTCAAACAATTCAATTAGCTGGACTAGCAATAGGCATTTTTTACCTCTATCTCTCTTGATCGATAAGTTAGAAATTCAGTATAATCTAAAATTGATTTCAAATTgcttaaattttttatttataacaactgattttgattttactcttttatttgatgaattgAAACTACAagcatttttaaaaattaataataaaaagttaAAGGAATCTAATAGTTCTAATAAGTTTTCccataaaaataatagtgaTCAAACTACTGAGTTATCGAAAGCATATCAACCAGAAGATATTAATGCGATCCAgacatttattaaatttaatttaggTGAGTTAGAAAACTTTAAGAATACAATAACAACCATCAAAGATGTTtctatattaattaaatataaaattatggATCTAAATTCGAGTCAATTCTTcttccaaaaaaatacattgaAAATTGGTATCAATAATCTTtctgaaatattaaaatactATTCTACACAGAAGCCTCTAATAACTAATGCATATACATCTCGAAAATTTTATGATTACAATAGCTACGATTACAAAGttgaatttttgaataaattgcTTGAgaatttaatcttttttgaaaaacttGTGTGCAAATTGTATTACGATTTTGAGGATTTATCAAACGGTACCATTAAAACTTGGTGGTACCACTATGGTAGACTACTCGACTATGAAGCTCAATACAATAAACATTATCCTAATAGAAAAATcgatataaataataattttgaaagttTTAACACAATGTTTGATAAACGCGTTAATTTTGACAGTATAACCCACTTTGAAAGAaacattattttaaatatcaaaaatacCTCTACTTTATTAAGGAggtttaataataaaataaaatttctacACGAAAATTTAGCAATcgaattaaataatttcatgaactttaaaaataaatttattagagAATACATCATAAAATTTTCTACAATTGAAGTCataaaaatactaaaagataatataatttatatggACTCTATTATAGCTAGATTTCAAATAGCTACAGACTACATGAAAAAGAACTAA